From one Chlamydiifrater phoenicopteri genomic stretch:
- a CDS encoding porin, whose amino-acid sequence MLNPGEPSLLIDGVLWEGASGDPCDPCSTWCDALSLRAGFFGDYVFNRLLKTNVPPTFTMSTKDADTTTASHFSGDSTLPNKALHKNMIQSELYTNAGYLALNIWDRFDIFCTLGTTNAYIKGSSNAFNLVGLIGNQDADASGIDKALPNVSIGNAFVELYTDAEFSWSIGARGALWECGCATLGAEFQYAQAKPQVSQLNVVSNVAQFSIDHPKGFVGEDAKLPLPTTGTTSTVPEFSKTKFLSTNYSEWQVGLALAYRLNFISPYVGIKWSRAKVDFDGAYVAQPQLSTAKFDLLTWNPTLQGGTATDGTEQADVLTKVSVTLNKLKSRGRASL is encoded by the coding sequence ATACTAAATCCTGGTGAACCAAGCCTTTTAATAGATGGTGTATTATGGGAAGGTGCTAGCGGAGATCCATGCGACCCATGCTCCACTTGGTGCGACGCTCTCTCTTTACGCGCGGGCTTCTTCGGCGACTACGTCTTCAATAGACTCCTCAAAACTAACGTCCCCCCTACCTTCACTATGTCTACTAAAGATGCAGATACCACTACAGCATCACATTTTTCCGGAGACTCCACACTACCCAACAAAGCTCTGCATAAAAATATGATTCAATCGGAGCTCTATACCAACGCAGGATATCTCGCTCTCAACATCTGGGATCGTTTCGACATCTTCTGCACCTTAGGCACTACCAATGCCTACATCAAGGGATCTTCCAATGCCTTTAATCTTGTCGGACTTATTGGGAACCAAGATGCAGATGCTTCAGGGATTGACAAGGCCCTCCCCAATGTCTCAATTGGAAATGCTTTTGTGGAGCTTTATACAGATGCAGAATTCTCCTGGAGCATCGGCGCTAGAGGGGCTCTCTGGGAATGCGGATGTGCAACTTTAGGAGCAGAATTCCAATATGCTCAGGCAAAACCTCAAGTCTCTCAGCTCAATGTCGTCTCTAACGTCGCTCAATTCTCTATCGACCATCCTAAAGGATTTGTTGGTGAAGACGCTAAATTGCCTTTGCCCACAACAGGAACTACATCTACAGTCCCTGAGTTTTCAAAAACAAAATTCTTATCTACAAACTACAGTGAGTGGCAAGTAGGACTAGCCCTAGCTTATAGGCTGAACTTTATTTCTCCTTACGTCGGCATCAAGTGGTCTAGAGCCAAAGTCGACTTCGATGGAGCTTACGTTGCCCAGCCTCAACTTTCTACGGCGAAATTTGATTTGCTTACTTGGAATCCCACCCTACAAGGAGGGACCGCCACTGACGGGACAGAACAAGCAGACGTGCTAACAAAAGTATCCGTCACCTTGAATAAATTAAAGTCTAGAGGACGAGCTTCTCTATAA
- a CDS encoding serine/threonine protein kinase, which produces MDGEAYSFKGLVIGGYRIESILADGTKSKVFFARQKSSGHPVAIKILSAPHVFHRENVESFLKEAKIVGKVDHPGIVRLLNYGKWEKGLYIAMEYVRGRSLREIILYEPVSLRRALDIVKQIASVVEYLHKRDIVHKDLKPENILITSNNTVKLIDFGISSSDLIYFSKTPTPLNGTPAYMSPEQKFGRQVSYNADIYSLGIIAYELILGRLSLGKVYLSLIPEEIGKIIAKALHPSPAARYASVAELLADIEAYEQSHALEKDRRSYDSMTEFHENLSDSLEMLSPQSVLAPTTMELALSRQKTSLVPVYYESISKGNEYIFVLAQVEDESRSKMLLPLACVKGLFRSAVSRLSLKEGVREVNDLISSMRPSFPSGGISLTALKISTANNILTCVACGRTSLHIVSSKGKVRKVFGNEDPLGKISSEQIRETEVAWEIGDEAILHNWQEDVFSNLLTIPLCLELQDREQTSMFQVMDDMMGTSARMTWNDSDARTLISLKRTQ; this is translated from the coding sequence ATGGATGGCGAAGCATATTCTTTCAAGGGGTTAGTGATAGGAGGATATCGTATAGAGTCGATCCTCGCAGACGGGACTAAAAGCAAAGTGTTTTTTGCTAGGCAGAAAAGTTCCGGACATCCTGTTGCTATAAAAATTTTGTCAGCTCCACATGTCTTCCATCGCGAAAATGTAGAAAGTTTCCTGAAAGAAGCAAAAATTGTAGGGAAGGTAGATCATCCTGGTATCGTTCGTTTGTTAAATTATGGGAAGTGGGAGAAGGGATTATACATAGCTATGGAATATGTTCGAGGGAGATCCCTCAGAGAAATTATTCTGTATGAGCCTGTATCTCTCCGCCGAGCTCTGGATATTGTGAAACAGATCGCCTCTGTTGTTGAGTACCTGCATAAGCGAGACATCGTACACAAGGATTTGAAGCCAGAGAATATTCTTATCACGAGTAACAATACTGTGAAGTTGATAGATTTTGGGATTTCTTCTTCTGATCTGATTTATTTTTCTAAAACCCCCACTCCCCTGAACGGAACACCTGCTTACATGAGTCCAGAACAAAAATTTGGAAGGCAAGTGTCCTATAACGCAGATATTTATTCCTTAGGAATAATAGCTTATGAACTTATCTTAGGGAGACTGTCTTTAGGAAAAGTTTATCTATCGTTGATTCCAGAAGAAATAGGGAAAATTATTGCAAAAGCTCTTCATCCCTCTCCAGCAGCAAGGTACGCTTCAGTAGCAGAATTATTAGCTGATATAGAAGCTTACGAACAATCGCATGCTTTAGAGAAAGATCGACGTAGTTATGATTCTATGACAGAATTTCATGAAAACCTTTCCGATAGTTTGGAAATGTTATCTCCTCAGTCAGTATTGGCTCCAACAACTATGGAGTTAGCTCTTTCTCGTCAAAAGACATCGTTGGTTCCTGTTTATTACGAAAGTATCTCTAAAGGGAATGAGTATATTTTTGTCTTAGCTCAAGTTGAGGATGAATCGCGATCAAAAATGCTCTTGCCTCTGGCTTGTGTAAAAGGTTTATTTCGGAGTGCTGTAAGCAGATTGTCTCTGAAAGAAGGTGTGAGAGAAGTTAATGATCTCATTTCTTCCATGCGTCCATCGTTCCCAAGTGGAGGGATTTCTTTGACAGCGCTTAAAATATCTACAGCAAATAATATTCTTACATGTGTGGCTTGCGGTAGGACTTCGTTACATATTGTCTCTTCAAAGGGCAAGGTGAGGAAGGTTTTTGGAAACGAAGATCCTTTAGGCAAAATTTCTTCTGAGCAAATTAGGGAAACCGAGGTTGCATGGGAAATAGGAGATGAAGCAATATTACATAATTGGCAAGAGGATGTTTTTTCTAATCTTTTAACAATTCCCTTATGTCTGGAGTTGCAAGATAGAGAGCAAACGAGTATGTTCCAGGTTATGGATGACATGATGGGTACTAGTGCCCGGATGACTTGGAATGACTCTGATGCGAGAACGCTTATTAGTTTAAAGAGAACACAGTGA
- the sctQ gene encoding type III secretion system cytoplasmic ring protein SctQ, which translates to MTSVTEPGVSWLKHREEFLDGLSGKEVSLAPPIFPVEECCRLLKEKFGKNSCSLSFELRGKMDPKQALAEFGVHCLVQPMVLQPVTPGNFFLVSSEEDLKEWIISVFSDSTLASYFYEKDKLLGFHYYFVAEMSHLLQTLQWIPSMSIKVAGDAEFSSSAVKENCQVVDISCVLDGKVFRFRLLFPEETLGGCETFFAGLNTAFDPEKIDKTLPLTMAVEIGHSSLTKEEWQAIVPGSFVMLDGCMFDPETGECGALVSIQKRKFFSGRFLDATSTEFKITGYSAITPEEEDNHMEDQPENAPAQENVGEGKDALSKLPINLVVEVARYSLTVEDFMKLTPGSTLNLGVSPNQGVDLVVQGAKVGRGEIIALGDVLGVRILDI; encoded by the coding sequence ATGACAAGTGTGACGGAACCTGGAGTCAGTTGGTTAAAACATCGGGAAGAGTTCCTAGATGGTCTGAGCGGGAAGGAAGTATCTTTGGCTCCGCCAATATTTCCTGTGGAGGAGTGTTGTCGGTTGTTAAAGGAAAAGTTTGGTAAAAATTCTTGTTCCCTCTCCTTCGAGCTTCGAGGGAAGATGGATCCCAAGCAAGCGTTGGCAGAATTTGGAGTACACTGCCTCGTGCAGCCTATGGTTCTACAGCCAGTAACCCCAGGAAACTTCTTCTTAGTATCTTCAGAAGAAGACCTCAAGGAGTGGATCATTTCTGTTTTTTCCGATAGCACTCTGGCTTCTTATTTCTACGAGAAAGATAAACTGCTCGGCTTCCACTATTACTTTGTTGCGGAGATGAGTCATCTATTGCAGACATTGCAGTGGATTCCCTCTATGTCAATAAAAGTTGCCGGTGACGCAGAATTTTCTTCCTCTGCAGTTAAAGAGAATTGTCAAGTTGTCGATATTTCTTGTGTATTAGACGGCAAAGTGTTTCGCTTCAGGTTGCTGTTCCCAGAAGAAACATTAGGAGGGTGTGAGACCTTCTTTGCAGGACTTAACACAGCGTTCGATCCAGAAAAGATAGACAAAACTTTACCGTTAACAATGGCTGTAGAAATAGGACATAGCAGCTTGACTAAAGAAGAATGGCAAGCGATTGTGCCTGGATCGTTTGTTATGCTTGATGGGTGTATGTTCGATCCAGAAACAGGAGAGTGTGGAGCGCTAGTATCCATTCAAAAGAGAAAATTCTTTAGTGGACGCTTCTTAGACGCTACTTCAACAGAATTTAAAATTACTGGATATTCTGCGATCACCCCAGAGGAGGAGGATAATCACATGGAAGATCAACCAGAAAATGCCCCAGCACAAGAAAATGTTGGTGAAGGTAAAGATGCTCTTTCTAAGCTTCCTATCAATTTAGTTGTAGAAGTTGCCAGATATTCTTTAACAGTTGAAGACTTTATGAAGTTAACTCCAGGAAGTACTTTGAATTTAGGTGTTAGCCCAAATCAGGGAGTGGATCTGGTGGTTCAAGGAGCAAAAGTAGGAAGAGGTGAAATTATTGCACTAGGAGATGTTCTTGGAGTTAGAATCTTAGATATTTAA
- a CDS encoding DUF5421 family protein, translating into MELNKTSGDTSLYSCNKDSRITKNNKPEPVDNREVKTFSLNQESRSNSRQQGKVARGDRRNQDEKKLEEGPASIAAKEEKKEGKEGLLYEGGGAGITMMDIIAPQSVEASLETSSVVVSASSLDWVETCIVKAVDSMFIGDIQGGQLVEVVLSENSEVPEAFMGANLTMTKDGEGISVAFSNFADQTQATKAMELVLGNPENLQSLVQNLGQRQLVLREMVVAGQVVQLPTREEVQSPLHMIAASIQHRDSEKDQDGQNDRNRRDQQKDEQIIQEVQL; encoded by the coding sequence ATGGAACTAAACAAAACTTCTGGAGATACCTCTCTTTATAGTTGTAATAAGGATTCCCGTATTACGAAAAATAACAAACCCGAGCCTGTAGATAATAGAGAAGTTAAAACTTTTTCTTTAAATCAAGAGTCTCGATCTAATTCTCGTCAGCAAGGGAAAGTCGCTAGAGGAGATCGTAGAAATCAAGATGAGAAAAAACTAGAAGAAGGACCTGCTTCTATTGCTGCTAAAGAAGAGAAAAAGGAAGGGAAAGAAGGTCTTCTTTACGAAGGAGGAGGAGCCGGGATCACTATGATGGATATCATCGCTCCTCAAAGCGTAGAAGCTTCTCTGGAGACTTCCTCCGTAGTGGTTTCTGCTTCTTCACTAGATTGGGTGGAAACCTGCATAGTTAAAGCCGTTGATTCCATGTTCATCGGGGATATTCAAGGTGGGCAGCTTGTAGAGGTGGTTCTTTCTGAAAATTCTGAAGTTCCCGAAGCTTTTATGGGTGCAAATTTAACAATGACTAAAGATGGAGAGGGTATTTCTGTCGCTTTCTCTAACTTTGCTGATCAGACCCAAGCAACGAAGGCTATGGAACTAGTTTTAGGCAATCCAGAGAATTTACAGTCTTTAGTTCAAAACTTAGGACAGCGTCAGCTGGTTTTGAGAGAAATGGTGGTCGCTGGTCAAGTCGTGCAGCTACCTACAAGAGAAGAAGTTCAAAGCCCTTTGCACATGATAGCAGCTTCTATACAGCATAGAGACTCAGAGAAAGATCAAGATGGTCAAAACGATAGAAATCGTCGAGACCAACAAAAGGATGAGCAAATAATTCAAGAAGTGCAATTGTAA
- a CDS encoding type III secretion T3S chaperone — protein MPKYPLETVLTIKRDRVERAEKVVKEKRRLLEIEKEKLREKEAERDKVKNHYMQKIQQLREKLDEGTTSEEVLKIKSYIKVVAVQLAEEEEKVKKQKELVLAAAKELEKAEADLTKRRKEEEKTRLHKESWMKEALQEEARAEEKEQDEMGQLLFQLRRRKH, from the coding sequence ATGCCAAAGTATCCTCTGGAAACTGTGCTGACGATTAAGCGCGACCGAGTAGAGAGAGCGGAAAAAGTTGTTAAAGAGAAGCGGCGTTTACTAGAAATTGAAAAAGAAAAACTCAGAGAAAAAGAGGCCGAGCGAGATAAAGTTAAAAATCATTATATGCAAAAAATTCAGCAGCTTAGAGAAAAGCTTGATGAAGGAACGACTAGCGAAGAAGTTTTAAAGATAAAGTCGTACATTAAAGTAGTAGCCGTTCAGCTAGCTGAAGAAGAGGAAAAAGTTAAAAAACAAAAAGAGCTTGTGCTGGCAGCCGCTAAGGAATTAGAAAAAGCCGAAGCAGATCTGACTAAAAGAAGAAAAGAGGAAGAAAAAACTCGTCTGCACAAAGAGAGTTGGATGAAAGAGGCTTTGCAGGAAGAAGCGCGAGCGGAAGAAAAAGAACAAGATGAAATGGGGCAACTGCTCTTTCAGTTGCGTCGAAGGAAACACTAA
- the sctN gene encoding type III secretion system ATPase SctN, whose protein sequence is MEGLTTEFDTLLSGLKDVHLTSMVGRIIEVVGMLIKAVVPNIRVGEVCLVKRANMEPLVTEVVGFTSDFAFLSPLGELTGVSPSSEVIPTGMPLHIRAGQGLLGRVINGLGEPMDLDTKGPLVDADEVYPIFRAPPDPLKRKRLDTIISTGVRCIDGMLTIARGQRVGIFAGAGVGKSSLLGMIARNAEEADVNVITLIGERGREAREFIEKDLGEEGMKRSVIVISTSDQSSQLRLNAAYVGTAIAEYFRDQGKTVILMMDSVTRFARALREVGLAAGEPPARAGYTPSVFSTLPKLLERAGASDKGSITALYTVLVAGDDMNEPVADEVKSILDGHIVLSNALAQSYHYPAIDVLASISRLLTSIVPEEQRRIIGKAREVLAKYKANEMLIRIGEYKRGSDREVDFAIDHIDKLNRFLKQDMHEKTNYEEAAQQLRAIFR, encoded by the coding sequence ATGGAAGGTCTTACAACAGAATTTGACACCCTCCTTTCCGGGTTGAAGGATGTTCATCTCACCTCTATGGTTGGTCGTATCATAGAAGTTGTGGGAATGTTGATCAAAGCTGTTGTCCCAAATATTCGAGTTGGCGAAGTGTGTCTGGTAAAAAGGGCTAATATGGAGCCCTTGGTTACCGAAGTTGTAGGGTTTACCTCAGACTTTGCCTTTTTATCTCCTCTGGGAGAATTGACAGGAGTAAGCCCTTCGTCAGAAGTTATTCCTACAGGAATGCCCTTACATATCCGTGCTGGGCAAGGACTGTTGGGCCGAGTCATTAATGGGTTGGGAGAGCCCATGGATCTAGACACCAAAGGGCCTCTTGTTGATGCCGACGAGGTGTATCCTATTTTCCGAGCTCCACCTGATCCCCTCAAAAGAAAACGATTAGACACGATCATATCCACAGGCGTTCGTTGTATCGACGGGATGTTGACAATCGCCAGAGGACAGCGGGTGGGAATATTCGCTGGAGCAGGGGTGGGTAAATCCTCCTTGCTAGGAATGATTGCTAGAAATGCTGAAGAAGCTGATGTTAACGTTATTACGCTGATTGGGGAGCGGGGACGGGAAGCTAGAGAGTTTATAGAAAAAGATCTTGGGGAAGAGGGAATGAAACGTTCTGTGATTGTCATTTCTACTTCGGACCAATCTTCTCAGCTGCGTTTAAATGCTGCTTATGTAGGTACTGCTATAGCGGAATACTTCAGGGACCAAGGGAAAACTGTGATTTTAATGATGGACTCCGTCACTAGATTCGCTCGGGCTCTGCGGGAAGTTGGACTGGCTGCAGGAGAACCTCCTGCCCGAGCAGGGTATACGCCATCAGTTTTCTCGACATTGCCTAAACTTTTGGAGCGTGCTGGAGCTTCTGACAAAGGGTCTATAACAGCGTTATACACCGTCTTGGTCGCTGGAGATGATATGAATGAACCTGTCGCTGATGAGGTGAAGTCTATTCTCGATGGGCACATAGTGCTTTCTAATGCGCTTGCGCAATCTTATCATTACCCAGCCATAGATGTTTTAGCTTCTATCAGCCGTCTGTTGACCTCTATCGTTCCCGAGGAACAGCGAAGGATTATAGGGAAAGCTAGGGAAGTTCTTGCCAAGTATAAGGCTAACGAAATGCTTATTCGTATTGGAGAATACAAGCGAGGATCAGATAGAGAAGTCGACTTTGCTATAGACCATATTGATAAACTAAATCGCTTCTTGAAGCAAGATATGCATGAGAAAACAAATTACGAAGAAGCTGCTCAACAATTGAGAGCAATATTCCGCTAG